A window from Deltaproteobacteria bacterium encodes these proteins:
- the mce gene encoding methylmalonyl-CoA epimerase, producing MNQPGGFGQAGAILKEVGFQLDHLGVAVHSLEEGFKFYKALGFESMPTEEVPTEKVRVGFLYLDNGASIELLEATSDESPIKKFIDKRGPGIHHVCLRVKGIDQVAQRLVGAGIKLINEKPRPGAHGCRVVFVHPASTGGVLLELSEPTTGEVV from the coding sequence ATGAACCAGCCGGGCGGTTTTGGCCAAGCAGGTGCGATTTTGAAAGAGGTTGGATTCCAGCTTGATCATCTCGGCGTTGCTGTTCATAGCCTCGAAGAGGGATTTAAGTTTTACAAGGCGCTTGGTTTTGAATCGATGCCGACGGAAGAAGTTCCAACGGAAAAAGTCCGTGTCGGGTTTCTATATTTAGACAACGGGGCTTCGATTGAACTGTTGGAAGCGACTTCGGACGAAAGTCCTATCAAGAAGTTCATTGATAAACGGGGGCCCGGAATTCATCACGTTTGCCTTCGAGTAAAGGGCATTGATCAGGTAGCTCAACGCTTGGTCGGGGCCGGCATAAAGCTGATCAATGAAAAGCCTAGGCCAGGAGCGCATGGGTGCCGTGTGGTTTTTGTTCACCCGGCCTCGACGGGCGGGGTACTCTTAGAACTCTCGGAGCCGACAACCGGCGAGGTGGTTTAA
- a CDS encoding flagellar basal body-associated FliL family protein codes for MADEKKQDAAAAAGGGGPSKLAKFALPIFALLNLGVLGGGTFLTYQATLGWVPPTVREPAAIEQLKTDRETEGVRDSVLYTMPTFTVNLEGQPRRIVRVSLTLEMLDKDGFEEVVRNSPAARDSIVRILNSKTYDDIETIQGKLFLKDQIAVTLNRSLDEGVVKDVYFGEFLVQ; via the coding sequence ATGGCTGACGAGAAGAAACAAGATGCCGCCGCTGCTGCTGGGGGCGGAGGGCCGTCGAAGCTTGCTAAGTTCGCGCTTCCGATTTTCGCGCTTCTTAACTTAGGCGTTCTTGGTGGTGGAACATTTTTGACTTATCAAGCGACTTTAGGCTGGGTGCCGCCAACGGTGAGAGAGCCAGCGGCCATCGAACAACTGAAAACCGACCGGGAGACGGAAGGTGTGCGGGATTCCGTGTTGTACACGATGCCGACTTTCACAGTGAACCTTGAGGGTCAACCGCGGCGAATCGTTCGGGTCTCGTTGACGCTTGAGATGTTGGATAAAGATGGCTTCGAAGAGGTTGTTCGAAATAGTCCAGCCGCTCGCGATTCCATAGTGCGTATTTTGAATTCGAAAACCTACGACGACATTGAAACCATTCAAGGGAAGCTGTTCTTGAAAGATCAAATTGCAGTCACCTTGAATCGCTCCCTCGACGAGGGTGTTGTTAAAGACGTCTATTTTGGGGAATTCTTAGTTCAGTAA
- a CDS encoding L,D-transpeptidase family protein, translated as MTDSKCLNGIPAIAATLLLCSFPLDGAKCQTSSQVEAWPAGSVPTSVIAIPKNSDYYRPYVFVVDKSARSLEIWKFDDSTEGRRKLVKSDSHPADLGKNLGPKVAEGDHKTPEGIYFFLDRLDGSAIDFKQYGSRAYTTNYPNYFDALDGKTGSGIWLHAVPDDVPLTRGSRGCVVVRNGVIGTLNPYIQLGKTPIVISDKIEPRSAEEMEAEQAKLTTWLNLWTTAWAGKSIDQYMAFYDQDFKSLGLNKPGWRQYKERLNKQYRKISVQISQPLAIEHRGRAIVRFVQNYTSDQLSDLGEKTLHLIKRGDEWRIINEEWREDSSAAARAAVGASVFATSENKAEI; from the coding sequence ATGACTGATTCAAAGTGCCTTAATGGAATCCCAGCTATCGCTGCAACGCTACTGCTTTGTTCGTTTCCATTGGATGGGGCAAAGTGCCAAACAAGTAGCCAAGTCGAAGCTTGGCCGGCGGGCTCGGTTCCCACTAGCGTCATAGCGATTCCTAAAAACAGCGACTACTATCGCCCCTACGTTTTCGTCGTCGACAAATCGGCGAGATCTTTAGAAATATGGAAATTTGACGACTCAACTGAAGGTCGACGTAAACTAGTTAAATCCGATTCACATCCGGCTGATTTAGGAAAAAACCTGGGGCCCAAGGTCGCCGAGGGCGATCACAAAACCCCGGAGGGGATTTACTTTTTTCTCGATCGGCTAGATGGTTCAGCAATCGATTTCAAACAATACGGTAGCCGCGCTTACACGACTAACTACCCCAACTACTTCGATGCTCTGGATGGAAAAACAGGCAGCGGAATTTGGCTTCATGCTGTACCCGACGATGTGCCATTGACTCGGGGAAGTCGGGGCTGCGTCGTCGTCCGCAATGGCGTTATCGGTACGCTTAATCCCTACATTCAGCTTGGAAAAACTCCGATTGTCATCTCGGACAAAATTGAGCCTCGCTCAGCGGAAGAGATGGAAGCCGAGCAAGCGAAACTCACTACTTGGCTAAATCTTTGGACGACGGCCTGGGCAGGAAAGTCCATCGATCAGTACATGGCCTTTTACGATCAAGATTTTAAATCACTGGGGCTTAACAAGCCCGGTTGGCGACAGTACAAAGAACGACTCAACAAGCAGTATCGAAAAATTTCTGTTCAGATTTCGCAACCTCTTGCGATTGAACATCGCGGTCGAGCGATCGTCCGGTTTGTGCAAAACTATACCAGCGATCAGCTAAGCGACTTAGGAGAAAAGACGCTCCACCTTATAAAACGCGGCGATGAGTGGAGAATAATTAACGAAGAATGGCGCGAAGATTCTTCTGCAGCCGCACGTGCAGCCGTCGGAGCCTCAGTCTTCGCGACGTCTGAAAATAAAGCCGAAATCTAG
- a CDS encoding 30S ribosomal protein S1 codes for MTKAQIEAARVQSLFDDAEGEKAKNPAAEFENLFEASIKERDFKPGDVVKGIVVEVQTDYVLVDINYKSEGLIPINEFRFVDGVREVKPGEEVEVYIDRVENENGMVVLSKDKADMMRAWNDISRAAENEELIEGTIIAKVKGGLSVDIGVKAFLPGSQIDLRPVRNMDVYIGKKYKFKVIKFNKKRGNIVLSRRALLEEERENLRTQTLDAMKEGSIVQGIVKNITDYGAFIDLGGMDGLLHITDMSWGRVKHPSEVINLGDEIKVVVLKYDAEKERVSLGLKQLLQDPWEAALAQFPVGTKLKGKIVSLADYGAFVELAEGVEGLIHVSEMSWTKRVKHPSQIVNVGDEVDVQVLDVDSTARRISLGMKQLMANPWVELKNSYLPGTIIEGEVRSITDFGVFVGVEDGIDGLVHISDFSWTKRVNHPSEMFTKGQKLRAVVLGVDIEQERFSLGIKQLEADPWANIDTKYGVGTQHDVKVAKAADFGVFVELEADIEGLIHISELSTDRINKVEEFCKPGDTIKAEIISIDRDARKIGLSAKLVKLREQKADVDDYVKKLTSTSKTSLGDLFGDALKGATVAGVNDVKKDEE; via the coding sequence GAAGCTTCGATTAAAGAGCGAGATTTCAAACCAGGCGACGTCGTAAAAGGCATCGTTGTTGAAGTCCAAACTGACTACGTACTTGTCGACATTAACTACAAGTCCGAAGGCCTCATCCCAATCAATGAATTCCGATTCGTCGATGGCGTTCGCGAAGTAAAACCAGGCGAAGAAGTCGAAGTTTACATCGACCGCGTGGAAAACGAAAACGGCATGGTTGTTTTGTCGAAAGACAAAGCGGACATGATGCGCGCTTGGAACGACATCTCTCGTGCTGCTGAAAACGAAGAGCTCATCGAAGGTACTATCATTGCTAAAGTCAAGGGTGGTCTCTCGGTTGATATCGGCGTGAAGGCGTTCTTGCCAGGTTCGCAGATCGATCTGCGTCCCGTGCGCAACATGGACGTCTACATCGGCAAAAAATATAAATTTAAAGTTATCAAGTTCAACAAGAAGCGCGGAAACATCGTGTTGTCACGTCGTGCCCTTCTTGAAGAAGAGCGCGAAAACCTTCGCACTCAAACATTGGACGCGATGAAAGAAGGTTCAATTGTTCAAGGTATCGTTAAGAACATCACCGATTACGGTGCGTTCATCGACCTTGGCGGTATGGACGGTCTTCTTCACATTACGGACATGTCATGGGGCCGCGTAAAGCACCCTTCGGAAGTCATCAATCTCGGCGACGAAATCAAAGTTGTCGTTTTGAAGTACGATGCAGAAAAAGAACGCGTTTCTTTGGGTCTCAAACAACTTCTTCAAGATCCATGGGAAGCAGCTCTTGCGCAGTTCCCGGTGGGAACAAAGCTCAAAGGCAAAATCGTATCGCTTGCTGATTACGGTGCCTTTGTTGAATTGGCAGAAGGTGTTGAAGGTCTCATCCACGTTTCAGAAATGTCGTGGACAAAGCGCGTGAAGCATCCTTCGCAAATCGTCAATGTAGGCGACGAAGTCGACGTTCAGGTTCTTGATGTTGATTCGACAGCACGTCGTATCAGCCTCGGCATGAAGCAGTTGATGGCGAACCCATGGGTTGAGCTGAAAAACAGCTACCTCCCAGGTACGATCATCGAGGGCGAAGTGCGCTCGATCACGGACTTCGGTGTGTTTGTTGGCGTTGAAGACGGAATCGACGGTCTCGTTCATATTTCTGACTTCTCTTGGACAAAGCGCGTGAATCATCCTTCAGAGATGTTCACAAAGGGCCAAAAGCTTCGCGCGGTTGTTTTGGGTGTCGACATCGAGCAAGAGCGTTTCTCGCTTGGTATCAAGCAACTCGAGGCAGATCCTTGGGCGAACATCGACACGAAATACGGCGTAGGCACGCAGCATGACGTAAAAGTTGCGAAAGCGGCTGACTTCGGCGTATTCGTTGAGCTCGAAGCTGACATTGAAGGTCTGATCCACATTTCAGAACTTTCGACAGATCGAATCAACAAAGTTGAAGAATTCTGCAAACCAGGTGACACGATCAAAGCTGAAATCATCTCGATCGACCGCGATGCGCGTAAGATCGGCCTATCAGCGAAGCTCGTGAAACTTCGTGAACAAAAAGCGGACGTTGATGATTACGTGAAAAAGCTCACGTCGACATCGAAAACGTCGCTAGGCGATCTCTTTGGTGATGCTCTGAAAGGAGCAACTGTTGCCGGAGTGAACGATGTGAAAAAAGACGAAGAGTAA
- a CDS encoding rhomboid family intramembrane serine protease yields MVPITPVVKWLIGICVVVWLLLQVIVEQYILDQPQITYGLGLVPLSVIEKFYVWQMFTYQFLHSTNIFHILFNMLLLWWLGSELESRWGSKLFLAFYLFSGAGAGFLYVVVMALYGYITQTFTGWTTPVVGASGAVFGLMLAYGVLFGERIVYFMMVFPMRAKWFVVILGAVEVATLLNSGVGGSGEANLAHLGGIASGFVFLKGYTWLQQRRWRNKSTKRGRGLKLVVDNEKRSDGDDPQDPNGPKYWN; encoded by the coding sequence ATGGTGCCAATCACTCCAGTCGTGAAGTGGCTGATTGGCATTTGTGTTGTTGTCTGGCTTTTGCTGCAAGTAATTGTCGAGCAGTACATTTTAGATCAGCCCCAAATCACCTACGGACTTGGTCTTGTTCCATTGTCAGTCATTGAAAAGTTCTACGTCTGGCAGATGTTCACGTATCAGTTTTTGCACTCCACCAATATTTTCCACATCCTGTTTAATATGCTGCTCTTGTGGTGGCTGGGATCAGAGCTTGAAAGCCGCTGGGGCTCGAAACTCTTCTTAGCGTTTTACCTTTTCTCTGGCGCAGGAGCAGGGTTTCTTTATGTCGTCGTCATGGCACTTTATGGCTATATCACGCAGACCTTCACTGGGTGGACGACTCCGGTGGTCGGTGCCTCTGGTGCGGTGTTTGGTTTGATGCTGGCTTACGGCGTCCTTTTTGGGGAACGCATTGTTTATTTCATGATGGTATTCCCGATGCGGGCCAAATGGTTTGTCGTTATTTTGGGAGCCGTTGAGGTTGCAACTTTGCTCAATAGCGGTGTCGGTGGATCTGGCGAGGCAAACTTGGCTCACCTGGGTGGTATTGCCTCTGGCTTCGTATTTTTAAAGGGTTATACATGGCTTCAGCAGCGGCGTTGGCGCAATAAGTCGACCAAGCGTGGACGAGGACTAAAGCTCGTGGTAGACAATGAAAAGCGATCCGATGGAGATGATCCTCAGGATCCGAATGGTCCCAAGTATTGGAACTAG
- a CDS encoding HIT domain-containing protein, translating into MAKKTRAKSKKSGKKSPKWPVTRNVMFRPERKDYVRRLIRSEGCVFCHAFDIGAKAESLVLCVHGKAVMMLNKYPYNSGHILVLPKRHCGDFTDLTVEESRDIHKLLKVAVEVLGEVYRPGGFNMGLNLGSVAGAGIPEHLHWHVLPRWSGDANFYPLIADTKVVIETLEQTYERLVPLLEAQGVR; encoded by the coding sequence ATGGCGAAGAAAACGCGCGCGAAGTCGAAAAAGTCAGGTAAGAAATCGCCGAAGTGGCCTGTCACAAGAAACGTGATGTTCCGGCCGGAACGTAAGGACTATGTTCGTCGATTGATCCGATCCGAGGGCTGCGTTTTTTGTCATGCATTTGATATAGGCGCAAAAGCAGAGTCTCTGGTTTTGTGCGTTCATGGTAAAGCAGTCATGATGTTGAATAAGTATCCCTACAACAGCGGTCATATTTTAGTTTTGCCTAAACGCCACTGTGGCGACTTCACGGATTTAACGGTCGAAGAATCTCGCGATATTCATAAGCTTCTCAAGGTGGCTGTCGAGGTTTTGGGTGAAGTGTATAGGCCCGGTGGCTTCAATATGGGCCTCAATTTGGGTTCTGTCGCAGGTGCAGGGATTCCCGAGCATTTGCACTGGCACGTTCTTCCGCGTTGGTCGGGTGACGCGAATTTTTATCCATTGATTGCGGATACTAAGGTGGTCATCGAAACGCTTGAGCAAACCTACGAGCGATTGGTACCCTTGCTAGAAGCGCAGGGAGTCAGATGA